In Micrococcus luteus NCTC 2665, a single window of DNA contains:
- a CDS encoding ATP-dependent DNA helicase UvrD2, with protein MSTPDEILRGLDPEQRRAATALHGPVCILAGAGTGKTRAITHRIAYGVASGVFDPHRTLALTFTARAAAEMRTRLRDLGVAGVQARTFHSAALRQLQYFWPQAVGGPMPSLIENKVRLLTEVAQRMRMTVDRAGLRDLAGEIEWAKVSLHAPEGYAEAAKEREMPAGWTATTVARLYTGYEEAKTARNMIDFEDVLLILVGILSTEPQIAATIRDQYRVFVVDEYQDVSPLQHRLLDLWLGDRGDLCVVGDASQTIYSFTGATSRFLTDFRERYPAATVVRLVRDYRSSPQIVEAANRLLADRTKAGERDRTMPRWPDPLELVSQRPPGPDLVFAECTDDEAEAGWVADRIAALIDDGVPASEIAVLFRTNGQSQAFETALSSAGIGYQLRGGERFFSRREVRDGILQLRAAARAAQDLTGDDVTDRVRDVLSSLGYSAEPPSATGAARERWESLHALVNLAGQLATTRGAEFTLTELVAELDERAQHQHAPTVQGITLASLHSAKGLEWDAVFLVGLSEGLMPISFAETQAEVDEERRLLYVGITRARQHLSLTWTLSRGTGGRSTRRPSRFLWAIDPTLGGTREHAPARGSAAGPTAPRRRGAKVAVCRTCGKPLETGAERKVGRCLDCPATYDEAVLEELRDWRTRTAAEMRMPAFVVFTDATLVAIAEAMPKTPAELLKVPGLGKTKLEKHGPELLELLNGTPTA; from the coding sequence ATGAGCACTCCCGACGAGATCCTCCGCGGCCTCGACCCGGAGCAGCGCCGGGCTGCCACGGCCCTGCACGGGCCCGTCTGCATCCTGGCGGGTGCCGGCACCGGCAAGACCCGCGCCATCACGCACCGCATCGCCTACGGCGTCGCCTCCGGCGTCTTCGACCCGCACCGGACCCTCGCCCTGACCTTCACGGCGCGCGCCGCCGCGGAGATGCGCACCCGCCTGCGCGACCTCGGCGTGGCCGGCGTCCAGGCCCGCACCTTCCACTCGGCGGCCCTGCGCCAGCTGCAGTACTTCTGGCCCCAGGCCGTGGGCGGCCCCATGCCCTCGCTGATCGAGAACAAGGTGCGCCTGCTCACCGAGGTCGCCCAGCGCATGCGGATGACCGTGGACCGGGCCGGCCTGCGCGACCTCGCCGGCGAGATCGAATGGGCCAAGGTCTCCCTGCACGCCCCCGAGGGCTACGCGGAGGCCGCGAAGGAGCGGGAGATGCCCGCCGGCTGGACCGCCACCACCGTCGCCCGTCTCTACACGGGCTACGAGGAGGCCAAGACGGCGCGGAACATGATCGACTTCGAGGACGTGCTGCTGATCCTCGTGGGGATCCTGTCCACCGAGCCGCAGATCGCGGCCACGATCCGGGACCAGTACCGGGTGTTCGTGGTGGACGAGTACCAGGACGTCTCGCCCCTGCAGCACCGCCTGCTCGACCTCTGGCTCGGCGACCGCGGCGACCTGTGCGTCGTCGGTGACGCCTCCCAGACGATCTACTCGTTCACGGGCGCGACCTCCCGCTTCCTCACCGACTTCCGTGAGCGGTACCCCGCGGCCACGGTGGTCCGGCTCGTGCGTGACTACCGGTCCAGCCCGCAGATCGTGGAGGCGGCCAACCGCCTGCTGGCGGACCGCACCAAGGCGGGGGAGCGGGACCGCACGATGCCGCGCTGGCCCGACCCCCTCGAGCTCGTCTCCCAGCGGCCGCCCGGTCCCGACCTCGTGTTCGCGGAGTGCACCGACGACGAGGCCGAGGCCGGCTGGGTCGCGGACCGGATCGCGGCGCTGATCGACGACGGCGTGCCCGCCTCCGAGATCGCCGTCCTGTTCCGCACCAACGGCCAGTCCCAGGCCTTCGAGACGGCGCTGTCCTCGGCGGGCATCGGCTACCAGCTGCGCGGCGGCGAGCGGTTCTTCTCCCGGCGCGAGGTGCGCGACGGCATCCTGCAGCTGCGGGCCGCCGCCCGCGCCGCCCAGGACCTGACGGGCGACGACGTCACGGACCGGGTGCGGGACGTGCTCTCCTCGCTCGGCTACTCCGCCGAGCCGCCGTCGGCCACCGGCGCGGCCCGTGAACGGTGGGAGTCCCTGCACGCCCTCGTCAACCTCGCCGGCCAGCTCGCCACGACGCGCGGGGCCGAGTTCACGCTGACCGAGCTCGTGGCCGAGCTCGACGAGCGGGCCCAGCACCAGCACGCGCCGACGGTGCAGGGCATCACCCTGGCCTCGCTGCACTCCGCCAAGGGCCTCGAGTGGGACGCGGTGTTCCTCGTGGGCCTGTCCGAGGGGCTCATGCCGATCTCCTTCGCGGAGACCCAGGCCGAGGTGGACGAGGAACGGCGCCTGCTCTACGTGGGGATCACGCGTGCCCGCCAGCACCTGTCGCTGACGTGGACGCTCTCGCGGGGCACGGGCGGGCGCTCCACCCGGCGGCCCTCCCGGTTCCTGTGGGCCATCGACCCCACCCTCGGCGGCACCCGCGAGCACGCCCCGGCACGCGGATCCGCGGCCGGCCCGACGGCGCCGCGGCGCCGGGGCGCGAAGGTCGCCGTGTGCCGCACGTGCGGCAAGCCCCTCGAGACGGGAGCGGAGCGCAAGGTCGGCCGCTGCCTGGACTGCCCCGCCACCTACGACGAGGCGGTGCTCGAGGAGCTGCGCGACTGGCGCACCCGCACGGCCGCCGAGATGCGGATGCCCGCGTTCGTGGTGTTCACCGACGCCACCCTCGTGGCCATCGCCGAGGCCATGCCGAAGACCCCGGCAGAGCTCCTGAAGGTGCCCGGCCTCGGCAAGACCAAGCTGGAGAAGCACGGACCGGAGCTGCTCGAGCTGCTGAACGGCACCCCGACGGCCTGA
- the nudC gene encoding NAD(+) diphosphatase: MASCPPSSSDPTVAPPLALPLAREELDRGAVARLDPGHLAAAWAREGTEVLWLQGGRAPVADGRLVFTAPSGPVPAEAAYLGRGTAADRGPHGREREVVSVAVEPPAALPEDAATALADAVWVGLRDAAAALGDADTGLFVAAVANANWHATHRFCAFCGGATDVEAAGWVRRCRDCSREQFPRTDPAVIVAVTDPAGRILLGRNAAWPDGLYSCLAGFVEPGESLEHAVVREIAEESGVTVTQPRYRGSQPWPFPRSLMLGFTALAPAGAEPVPDGEEILSVRWFEREELAHLAREGDVTLPGAVSIARALIEDWYGGTLPDAQTLIT; this comes from the coding sequence ATGGCTTCCTGCCCCCCGTCTTCGTCCGACCCCACCGTCGCACCACCCCTGGCCCTGCCGCTGGCCCGTGAGGAGCTGGACCGCGGTGCCGTGGCCCGCCTCGACCCGGGCCACCTGGCGGCGGCCTGGGCGCGCGAGGGAACGGAGGTCCTGTGGCTGCAGGGCGGCCGCGCGCCGGTCGCGGACGGGCGGCTCGTCTTCACCGCGCCCTCCGGCCCCGTGCCGGCCGAGGCGGCGTATCTGGGTCGCGGCACCGCGGCGGACCGGGGCCCGCACGGGCGGGAGCGCGAGGTGGTCTCCGTCGCCGTCGAGCCGCCGGCGGCCCTGCCCGAGGACGCGGCCACCGCGCTCGCGGACGCCGTGTGGGTCGGCCTCCGCGACGCGGCCGCCGCCCTCGGCGACGCGGACACCGGGCTGTTCGTGGCCGCCGTCGCGAACGCCAACTGGCACGCCACCCACCGCTTCTGCGCGTTCTGCGGCGGCGCCACGGACGTCGAGGCGGCCGGCTGGGTGCGCCGCTGCCGCGACTGCTCCCGGGAGCAGTTCCCGCGCACGGACCCGGCGGTGATCGTGGCCGTCACCGACCCGGCCGGGCGGATCCTGCTGGGCCGCAACGCGGCGTGGCCCGATGGGCTGTACTCCTGCCTGGCCGGGTTCGTGGAGCCGGGGGAGTCCCTGGAGCACGCGGTGGTCCGGGAGATCGCGGAGGAGTCCGGGGTCACGGTGACGCAGCCGCGCTACCGCGGCTCCCAGCCGTGGCCCTTCCCGCGCTCGCTCATGCTCGGTTTCACCGCGCTGGCCCCGGCCGGCGCCGAGCCGGTCCCGGACGGCGAGGAGATCCTCTCCGTGCGCTGGTTCGAGCGGGAGGAGCTCGCGCATCTGGCCCGCGAGGGCGACGTCACCCTGCCCGGGGCCGTGTCCATCGCGCGGGCGCTCATCGAGGATTGGTACGGTGGGACGCTGCCCGATGCGCAGACCCTGATCACCTAG
- a CDS encoding phosphotransferase, whose translation MEASPDDPADFSTAVVVDGEGQRWRVRSPRTPEAGIRLETELQVLAGLTPAVRAGLPFRTPSVAGAVRLEGLRTFVYQDMPGRPVTLDELARLGEPAVQDVGRVLAAIHTLPSDVVDHADLPSYTAEQIRQRHLHALDQAATSGRVPPLLLRRWEEAMEEEALWRFTPVPVHGDLHEDNLLLERGRVVGVTGWTDLHVGDPADDVAWLAAATDPDLADRVLDAYAARRADAGAADDGDAHVMRRAALLAEFALAQWLTRGLDRHDEAMVAEAEAMLAELEGDVRAAQEAAARQAEADAAADAAEDARDAAEDAREAAAARTADPETGPLPAVEVVRPINGGPGRP comes from the coding sequence GTGGAGGCGAGCCCGGACGACCCCGCGGACTTCTCGACCGCCGTCGTCGTGGACGGTGAGGGCCAGCGGTGGCGTGTCCGCTCGCCCCGCACCCCGGAGGCGGGCATCCGTCTCGAGACGGAGCTGCAGGTGCTGGCGGGCCTGACCCCGGCGGTGCGCGCCGGCCTGCCGTTCCGCACGCCCTCCGTGGCGGGCGCGGTGCGGCTCGAGGGGCTGCGCACCTTCGTCTACCAGGACATGCCCGGGCGTCCCGTCACCCTGGACGAGCTGGCCCGGCTCGGCGAGCCCGCGGTGCAGGACGTGGGCCGCGTGCTGGCCGCGATCCACACGCTGCCCTCGGACGTCGTGGACCACGCGGACCTGCCCTCCTACACGGCGGAGCAGATCCGGCAGCGTCACCTCCACGCCCTCGACCAGGCGGCCACCTCCGGCCGCGTGCCGCCCCTGCTGCTGCGCCGCTGGGAGGAGGCCATGGAGGAGGAGGCCCTGTGGCGGTTCACCCCGGTGCCGGTGCACGGTGACCTGCACGAGGACAACCTGCTCCTCGAGCGCGGCCGCGTGGTGGGCGTGACGGGCTGGACGGACCTGCACGTGGGCGACCCGGCCGACGACGTCGCCTGGCTGGCCGCCGCCACGGACCCGGACCTGGCCGACCGCGTCCTCGACGCCTACGCGGCCCGGCGCGCCGACGCGGGGGCCGCCGACGACGGCGACGCGCACGTGATGCGCCGGGCGGCGCTGCTCGCCGAGTTCGCCCTCGCCCAGTGGCTCACGCGGGGCCTGGACCGGCACGACGAGGCAATGGTCGCCGAGGCGGAGGCCATGCTGGCCGAGCTCGAGGGCGACGTGCGCGCCGCGCAGGAGGCGGCCGCGCGCCAGGCGGAGGCCGACGCGGCCGCCGACGCCGCCGAGGACGCCCGGGATGCGGCGGAGGACGCCCGGGAGGCCGCGGCCGCAAGGACTGCGGACCCGGAGACGGGGCCGCTGCCCGCCGTCGAGGTGGTGCGGCCGATCAACGGCGGGCCGGGGCGTCCGTGA
- a CDS encoding ATP-dependent helicase, with product MAPLTGDPATQTDRPRVEDAVHSPEDIAARLRLPPPTEEQAEVVTAPLTPRLVLAGAGSGKTATMADRVVWLVANGLVRPDEVLGVTFTRKAAGELAERINGRVDALLRSGLEIPGFDGEPEDLGRASVSTYHSYAGALVRDHGLRIGVEPEARLLGGADAHRLMGAVVRSHPVVADTLGVAPSRLITQALRLAGDMAEHLVTADEVRGFLARLAEQGSALPLPPRAKTPSKEIQEFLTGLADRALMADLVARYDEVKREQDVMDFGDLLRHAARIAVEVPAAGEQERARFPVVLLDEFQDTSHAQMRIFAGLFGPRGPEDDAPGLGHCVTAVGDPHQSIYGFRGASAGQLFAFPHAFPRLETGPGGAPRRVNADVSHLTIAWRNEESILAVANAVAAPLNAHAAATGGAPVEVCTLRPRPGAGEGVVRVDRFVTAEEEAADVVARLGALTGAGPGGTTPSRAVLCRTRAQFGPVLDALDAAGLPYEVLGLSGLLALPEVAEVLAVLHVLADPTRSDQLVRLLTGPRWRIGVADLEVLQERARFVSRLRAGRAAGGREDPAGDAPDVAPVRDVSPEEDADAAALLEALDSLPGEGTDWVGSRGRGFSPEGLARLRAVNAELRRLFTRTGEDPADLIAEVIRETGLDVEVALRPGVSAAAARRHLNAFQDAARDFGAGTTATDLTAFLAWTESVLEHEDGLGVENAEPTPGLVQVLTAHASKGLEWDVVAVPGLQEGTFPSTRADRWTSPGAGALPWPLRGDRASLPQWDGSWAQDQRDWVQSAGTKYSSKAAQEGNPDPYAVAVAAHAEREERRLAYVAYTRARSALWLSTSLFKGVNKEPLPASAFLEEVAGLAGQVPGVALGPAPAEDDLPEANPAAGRTLVARWPFDPLDGPEAFVADPEDPEDEERWQPLPRRSRARREAVEAAAAAVHAADPAALADDPELARQVDWVLLRRRDVAGTGGETALPEHVSVSLYGELAADPQAVAEQLRRPLPRPPAHAARRGTAFHAWLEERFGATGMLDIDSAEDAADLWVDEALDLGPMQEWFRSSRWAERTPAFVEAPVETTVGGITLRGRVDAIYRSGGDPRLPFDPEADWELVDWKTGAVPRGRDLELKSLQLAVYRLAWSRLHGIPLERIGASFVYVAHGQERSFPDLPGEEELERHITDAPARR from the coding sequence ATGGCCCCGCTGACCGGCGATCCCGCCACCCAGACCGATCGTCCGCGCGTCGAGGACGCGGTCCACTCGCCGGAGGACATCGCGGCGCGGCTGCGGCTGCCCCCGCCCACGGAGGAGCAGGCCGAGGTGGTCACCGCCCCGCTCACTCCGCGCCTGGTGCTGGCCGGCGCCGGCTCCGGCAAGACCGCCACCATGGCCGACCGCGTGGTCTGGCTCGTGGCCAACGGGCTCGTGCGCCCGGACGAGGTCCTCGGCGTCACGTTCACCCGGAAGGCGGCCGGTGAGCTCGCCGAGCGGATCAACGGGCGCGTGGACGCCCTGCTGCGCTCCGGCCTCGAGATCCCCGGCTTCGACGGGGAGCCCGAGGACCTGGGCCGCGCCTCGGTGTCCACGTACCACTCCTACGCGGGCGCGCTCGTGCGGGACCACGGCCTGCGGATCGGCGTGGAACCGGAGGCGCGGCTGCTCGGAGGCGCGGACGCCCACCGGCTCATGGGCGCCGTCGTGCGTTCGCATCCGGTGGTCGCGGACACCCTCGGCGTGGCCCCGTCCCGGCTCATCACGCAGGCGTTGCGGCTGGCCGGGGACATGGCCGAGCACCTGGTGACCGCGGACGAGGTGCGCGGGTTCCTCGCCCGGCTGGCCGAGCAGGGGAGCGCCCTGCCGCTGCCCCCGCGCGCCAAGACCCCCTCGAAGGAGATCCAGGAGTTCCTGACCGGCCTGGCGGACCGCGCCCTCATGGCGGACCTCGTGGCCCGCTACGACGAGGTCAAGCGCGAGCAGGACGTCATGGACTTCGGCGACCTGCTGCGCCACGCGGCGCGCATCGCCGTCGAGGTGCCGGCGGCCGGCGAGCAGGAGCGCGCACGGTTCCCCGTGGTGCTGCTGGACGAGTTCCAGGACACCTCCCACGCCCAGATGCGGATCTTCGCCGGGCTGTTCGGCCCGCGCGGCCCCGAGGACGACGCGCCCGGGCTGGGGCACTGCGTCACCGCGGTGGGCGACCCCCACCAGTCGATCTACGGCTTCCGCGGCGCCTCCGCCGGACAGCTCTTCGCCTTCCCGCACGCCTTCCCCCGGCTGGAGACCGGCCCCGGCGGCGCCCCGCGGCGCGTGAACGCGGACGTCTCGCACCTGACGATCGCGTGGCGCAACGAGGAGTCGATCCTGGCGGTCGCCAACGCCGTCGCCGCACCGCTGAACGCCCACGCCGCCGCGACGGGCGGCGCGCCGGTGGAGGTGTGCACCCTGCGGCCCCGGCCGGGCGCGGGGGAGGGCGTCGTCCGGGTGGACCGGTTCGTCACCGCGGAGGAGGAGGCCGCCGACGTCGTCGCCCGCCTCGGTGCCCTCACCGGGGCCGGGCCCGGGGGGACCACCCCGAGCCGCGCCGTCCTGTGTCGCACCCGCGCCCAGTTCGGCCCCGTGCTGGACGCGCTCGACGCCGCCGGCCTGCCCTACGAGGTGCTCGGGCTCTCCGGGCTGCTGGCGCTGCCGGAGGTCGCCGAGGTGCTCGCCGTCCTCCACGTGCTGGCCGACCCCACGCGCAGCGACCAGCTCGTCCGCCTGCTCACCGGCCCGCGCTGGCGCATCGGTGTGGCCGACCTCGAGGTGCTCCAGGAACGCGCCCGGTTCGTCTCGCGGCTGCGGGCCGGACGGGCCGCCGGTGGGCGGGAGGACCCCGCCGGGGACGCCCCGGACGTGGCCCCGGTCCGGGACGTGAGCCCCGAGGAGGACGCCGACGCCGCCGCCCTGCTGGAGGCCCTCGACTCCCTGCCCGGGGAGGGGACGGACTGGGTCGGCTCCCGCGGCCGCGGCTTCTCACCCGAGGGCCTGGCCCGACTGAGGGCCGTCAACGCCGAGCTGCGCCGGCTCTTCACGCGCACCGGGGAGGACCCGGCCGACCTCATCGCGGAGGTGATCCGTGAGACGGGGCTGGACGTCGAGGTGGCCCTGCGGCCCGGCGTCTCCGCGGCCGCGGCCCGGCGGCACTTGAACGCGTTCCAGGACGCGGCCCGCGACTTCGGCGCCGGCACCACCGCGACGGACCTGACGGCGTTCCTGGCCTGGACGGAGTCCGTCCTCGAGCACGAGGACGGCCTCGGCGTCGAGAACGCCGAACCCACTCCCGGCCTGGTCCAGGTGCTCACCGCGCACGCCTCGAAGGGGCTCGAGTGGGACGTCGTCGCGGTCCCCGGCCTGCAGGAGGGCACGTTCCCCTCCACCCGGGCGGACCGCTGGACCAGCCCCGGGGCCGGCGCGCTGCCGTGGCCCCTGCGCGGGGACCGCGCGTCGCTGCCGCAGTGGGACGGCTCGTGGGCCCAGGACCAGCGGGACTGGGTCCAGTCCGCCGGCACCAAGTACAGCTCCAAGGCAGCCCAGGAGGGCAACCCGGACCCCTATGCCGTGGCCGTGGCCGCGCACGCCGAGCGCGAGGAGCGGCGCCTGGCCTACGTGGCGTACACGCGCGCGCGATCCGCCCTGTGGCTGAGCACCTCCCTGTTCAAGGGCGTCAACAAGGAGCCCCTGCCGGCCTCGGCCTTCCTCGAGGAGGTGGCCGGCCTGGCGGGGCAGGTGCCCGGCGTCGCGCTCGGCCCCGCCCCGGCCGAGGACGACCTGCCCGAGGCCAACCCCGCCGCGGGCCGGACGCTGGTCGCCCGCTGGCCCTTCGACCCGCTCGACGGCCCGGAGGCCTTCGTCGCCGACCCGGAGGACCCCGAGGACGAGGAACGCTGGCAGCCGCTGCCGCGCCGCTCCCGGGCCCGCCGGGAGGCCGTGGAGGCGGCCGCCGCGGCCGTGCACGCCGCGGACCCGGCGGCGCTCGCGGACGACCCGGAGCTGGCCCGCCAGGTGGACTGGGTGCTGCTGCGCCGCCGGGACGTCGCCGGGACGGGCGGGGAGACCGCCCTGCCCGAGCACGTCTCCGTGTCCCTCTACGGCGAGCTCGCCGCCGACCCGCAGGCCGTGGCCGAGCAGCTGCGCCGGCCCCTGCCCCGGCCGCCCGCCCACGCAGCGCGGCGCGGCACGGCGTTCCACGCGTGGCTCGAGGAGCGCTTCGGGGCCACCGGCATGCTGGACATCGACTCGGCCGAGGACGCCGCGGACCTGTGGGTCGACGAGGCCCTCGACCTCGGCCCGATGCAGGAGTGGTTCCGCTCCTCGCGCTGGGCGGAGCGCACCCCGGCCTTCGTCGAGGCCCCGGTCGAGACGACGGTCGGCGGGATCACACTGCGCGGCCGGGTCGACGCGATCTACCGCTCCGGCGGCGACCCCCGCCTGCCCTTCGACCCCGAGGCCGACTGGGAGCTCGTCGACTGGAAGACCGGCGCCGTGCCGCGGGGCCGCGACCTCGAGCTCAAGTCGCTGCAGCTGGCCGTCTACCGGCTCGCCTGGTCACGGCTGCACGGGATCCCGCTGGAACGGATCGGGGCCAGCTTCGTGTACGTGGCCCACGGGCAGGAGCGCTCCTTCCCGGACCTGCCGGGGGAGGAGGAGCTCGAGCGTCACATCACGGACGCCCCGGCCCGCCGTTGA
- a CDS encoding ATP-dependent helicase → MTREHGEDPVDDDAAAPERAARLVRTAAAPEDRITLTDEQEAIASLAPGHGPVLVLGAPGTGRTTVAVEYAARRIEAGLDPESLLLLAPSRDAAARLRDALTRRLAAAGRGTRAVTPVRTWSSYAFDLLRRARVTGPLRHLEVAPRLLTGAEQDTVIAELLEGYAAGLAAAPDWPDDVAPAVEARGFRREVRELVDRMSELGLEPGRLQELGTAHGRPEWEAAAVLLQDYRDRIDLGMAEAFDAAGLLSAAVRVLTERHPEDPERDAAAQAFVAEERDRLAVLVVEDLHEATPAVHDLLSVLGRGRDVLLTASPDTTVEGFRGARPDLLARYPGVLDPDPVPGAAPPASPDGRVRVLTRGHRMRAEVQDAYLRVARRVRQRTAGVERTRTETVPADGDGAVRAHVVPTRAHEDQLVLERVLRVHHEDGVPLDRILVVARSGSRVAALARHLEAEGVPVLRDAAGLVLKEEPAVAPLLTLLDAAGALAEDPEARVENVFDPDEVVGLLTGRYGMASALHVRRLRQDLLAAERGRGGRRTSDALLAAALLDPSLAGPEHERHRALRRVHWMLRDGLEAARAPSASPETVLWALWSASGRAERWRSLALRPAEHANDRRESRRADADLDAVVALFKVAERFVDQFPGASPESFAVYMESQDLPVDTLARRAESGDAVHVRTPAAAAGQEWDTVIVVGLQEGVWPNTRLRGQLLGATDLVDLVTLPADAPWPTDHRTRLREVRQDELRMLAAAVSRARRQVVATAVRSPDEGPSDFLDLVDPPERLPAEARDAAGVRRLTVVPDPITAPALVGRLRRVLEAGDETDAADGATPRAAAAGLAVLAADGVGVADPRRWWGLLPLSTEAALVDPEREVVALSPSRVETALRNPLDWVLYHVGANAGGTLAQSVGTLVHSVAEHHPEGVPEDVRAELERRLPELGLPEGWITEIEHDRARGLVDAYIGYWSIARAAGRRPVAQEVRLLADLTWGGTTVRITGVVDRLEADAQGRPFIADLKTGRSAPTGAEMARQPQLAAYQVAVRAGGLEPVRDDPATDPALRAALAGLEHPTTPGGAALVQLGAGTQKTKVQDQPALEDEDTWALEQVFTAARRTTGPRFLALHEAGARRCALPSVCPLCSEGRQVTEWPR, encoded by the coding sequence ATGACCAGGGAACACGGGGAGGACCCCGTCGACGACGACGCGGCGGCGCCGGAACGGGCCGCCCGGCTGGTGCGCACGGCCGCCGCGCCCGAGGACCGGATCACGCTGACGGACGAGCAGGAGGCGATCGCCTCGCTCGCCCCCGGGCACGGCCCCGTGCTCGTGCTGGGCGCCCCCGGCACGGGTCGCACCACCGTGGCGGTCGAGTACGCGGCCCGCCGGATCGAGGCGGGGCTGGACCCCGAGTCCCTCCTGCTGCTGGCCCCGAGCCGGGACGCGGCGGCGCGGCTGCGCGACGCCCTGACCCGCCGGCTCGCCGCCGCCGGTCGGGGCACCCGGGCCGTCACTCCCGTGCGGACCTGGTCCTCCTACGCGTTCGACCTGCTGCGCCGCGCCCGCGTCACGGGACCGCTGAGGCATCTGGAGGTCGCCCCCCGGCTGCTCACCGGTGCCGAGCAGGACACGGTGATCGCCGAGCTGCTCGAGGGCTACGCCGCCGGCCTCGCCGCCGCGCCGGACTGGCCGGACGACGTCGCCCCCGCCGTGGAGGCGAGGGGATTCCGCCGCGAGGTCCGCGAGCTCGTGGACCGCATGAGCGAGCTCGGCCTCGAGCCGGGCCGCCTGCAGGAGCTTGGCACCGCCCACGGGCGCCCCGAGTGGGAGGCCGCGGCAGTGCTGCTGCAGGACTACCGGGACAGGATCGACCTGGGCATGGCCGAGGCGTTCGACGCCGCCGGGCTGCTGTCCGCCGCCGTCCGCGTGCTCACCGAGCGGCATCCCGAGGACCCGGAGCGCGACGCCGCGGCGCAGGCGTTCGTGGCGGAGGAGCGGGACCGCCTGGCCGTGCTCGTGGTCGAGGACCTCCACGAGGCCACCCCCGCCGTGCACGACCTGCTCAGCGTGCTCGGCCGCGGGCGGGACGTGCTGCTCACCGCGTCGCCGGACACCACCGTGGAGGGCTTCCGCGGCGCCCGGCCCGACCTCCTCGCCCGGTACCCCGGGGTCCTCGACCCCGACCCCGTGCCGGGGGCCGCCCCGCCCGCGTCCCCGGACGGACGCGTCCGGGTGCTGACGCGCGGGCACCGCATGCGCGCCGAGGTCCAGGACGCCTACCTGCGCGTGGCCCGCCGGGTCCGCCAGCGCACCGCCGGCGTCGAACGGACCCGCACCGAGACCGTCCCGGCGGACGGCGACGGCGCCGTCCGGGCGCACGTCGTGCCCACCCGCGCCCACGAGGACCAGCTCGTCCTCGAACGGGTGCTGCGGGTCCACCACGAGGACGGGGTGCCCCTGGACCGGATCCTCGTGGTCGCCCGCTCCGGCTCCCGTGTGGCCGCGCTCGCCCGCCACCTGGAGGCCGAGGGCGTCCCCGTGCTGCGGGACGCCGCCGGGCTCGTGCTGAAGGAGGAGCCCGCCGTCGCGCCCCTGCTCACCCTGCTGGACGCGGCGGGGGCGCTCGCGGAGGACCCGGAGGCCCGGGTCGAGAACGTGTTCGACCCGGACGAGGTCGTGGGACTGCTCACCGGCCGGTACGGGATGGCCAGCGCGCTGCACGTGCGGCGGCTGCGCCAGGACCTGCTGGCCGCCGAGCGGGGCCGGGGCGGCCGGCGCACCTCGGACGCGCTGCTCGCCGCAGCCCTGCTGGACCCGAGCCTGGCCGGCCCCGAGCACGAGCGGCACCGCGCCCTGCGCCGCGTCCACTGGATGCTCCGGGACGGTCTCGAGGCCGCCCGCGCCCCCTCGGCCTCGCCCGAGACCGTGCTGTGGGCGCTGTGGTCCGCCTCCGGTCGGGCCGAGCGGTGGCGTTCGCTCGCGCTGCGGCCCGCCGAGCACGCGAACGACCGCCGCGAGTCCCGCCGTGCGGACGCGGACCTCGACGCCGTCGTCGCCCTGTTCAAGGTGGCCGAGCGCTTCGTGGACCAGTTCCCGGGCGCCTCGCCCGAGTCGTTCGCCGTCTACATGGAGTCCCAGGACCTGCCCGTGGACACCCTGGCCCGCCGGGCCGAGTCCGGCGACGCCGTGCACGTGCGCACCCCCGCCGCGGCGGCCGGCCAGGAGTGGGACACGGTGATCGTCGTGGGCCTGCAGGAGGGCGTGTGGCCGAACACCCGGCTGCGCGGCCAGCTGCTCGGCGCCACCGACCTCGTGGACCTCGTGACCCTGCCCGCGGACGCCCCGTGGCCCACGGACCACCGCACCCGGCTGCGCGAGGTCCGTCAGGACGAGCTGCGCATGCTCGCGGCCGCCGTCTCCCGGGCACGGCGCCAGGTGGTCGCCACGGCCGTGCGCTCACCGGATGAGGGCCCCTCCGACTTCCTCGACCTGGTGGACCCGCCCGAACGGCTGCCCGCGGAGGCGCGCGACGCCGCCGGCGTCCGGCGGCTCACCGTGGTCCCCGACCCGATCACGGCGCCCGCGCTCGTCGGCCGGCTGCGCCGCGTCCTGGAGGCCGGGGACGAGACGGACGCGGCCGACGGGGCGACACCCCGGGCGGCGGCCGCCGGCCTGGCGGTCCTCGCCGCGGACGGCGTGGGCGTCGCGGACCCCCGACGCTGGTGGGGCCTGCTGCCGCTGTCCACCGAGGCCGCGCTCGTCGACCCGGAGCGCGAGGTCGTCGCGCTCTCGCCCTCCCGCGTGGAGACGGCCCTGCGCAATCCGCTGGACTGGGTGCTGTACCACGTCGGCGCGAACGCGGGCGGGACCCTCGCCCAGTCCGTGGGCACGCTCGTGCACTCGGTGGCCGAACACCATCCCGAGGGCGTGCCCGAGGACGTGCGTGCCGAGCTGGAACGCCGCCTGCCCGAACTCGGCCTGCCGGAGGGCTGGATCACGGAGATCGAGCACGACCGGGCCCGTGGCCTGGTGGACGCCTACATCGGCTACTGGAGCATCGCCCGGGCGGCCGGGCGTCGGCCCGTGGCCCAGGAGGTGCGGCTCCTCGCGGACCTGACGTGGGGCGGGACCACCGTCCGGATCACCGGCGTCGTGGACCGGCTCGAGGCGGACGCGCAGGGCCGACCCTTCATCGCCGACCTCAAGACCGGCCGCAGCGCGCCCACCGGCGCGGAGATGGCGCGCCAGCCCCAGCTGGCCGCCTATCAGGTGGCCGTCCGCGCCGGCGGTCTGGAGCCGGTCCGGGACGACCCCGCCACGGACCCCGCCCTGCGCGCCGCGCTCGCCGGCCTGGAGCACCCCACGACACCGGGCGGCGCGGCCCTCGTCCAGCTCGGCGCCGGCACCCAGAAGACCAAGGTGCAGGACCAGCCGGCCCTCGAGGACGAGGACACCTGGGCGCTCGAGCAGGTGTTCACCGCGGCCCGCCGCACCACGGGGCCGCGCTTCCTCGCCCTCCACGAGGCCGGCGCCCGCCGGTGCGCGCTGCCCTCCGTCTGTCCGCTCTGCTCCGAAGGAAGGCAGGTCACCGAATGGCCCCGCTGA